The Methanobrevibacter thaueri genome contains a region encoding:
- the nifS gene encoding cysteine desulfurase NifS — translation MYLDNSATTQVSEEVFEEMKPYFTEEFGNPSTLYKIGRESKKALDQARQRVADAINAKPEEIIFTGGGSESDNLAIKGIAFKFLNQGKHIITTEFEHPAVKETLAYLESLDFKVTYLPVYENGIIKVEDLKEAITDDTILITIMHGNNEIGTIQPIEEIGEIAREKGIIFHTDAVQTFGKIEVDVEKLNVNLLSLSSHKINGPKGVGALYIKKGTRVIPLIHGGGQERGIRAGTENVAGIVGFGKACELASEQLEEHHEKLSAIRDELIEKVLGTIPESYVNGDMEQRLPNLVNFRFKAIEGESLILLLDAQGYQASTGSACSSNKLEASPVLTALGLDPVDVHGSLRISLAPESDAFDVDEFVETLAGAVSRLREMSPLWNQDLDYDGVMCAKHRDNCRMC, via the coding sequence ATGTATTTGGATAACTCAGCAACCACACAAGTTAGTGAGGAAGTTTTTGAAGAAATGAAACCATATTTCACTGAAGAGTTTGGAAACCCTTCAACTCTTTATAAAATTGGTCGTGAATCAAAAAAAGCATTAGATCAAGCTCGTCAAAGAGTGGCTGATGCAATCAATGCAAAGCCTGAAGAGATCATATTTACAGGCGGAGGTTCAGAGTCTGATAATTTGGCAATAAAAGGAATAGCCTTCAAATTCCTTAACCAAGGCAAACATATAATCACAACAGAATTTGAACACCCTGCCGTTAAAGAAACTTTAGCATACCTGGAATCACTTGATTTTAAGGTTACCTACCTTCCAGTTTATGAAAACGGTATAATCAAAGTCGAGGACTTAAAAGAGGCGATTACTGATGATACAATCCTCATTACCATCATGCATGGTAACAACGAAATCGGTACAATCCAGCCTATTGAAGAGATAGGTGAAATCGCCCGTGAAAAAGGCATCATATTCCACACAGATGCGGTGCAGACCTTCGGTAAAATTGAGGTGGATGTTGAGAAACTTAATGTGAATTTACTTTCTTTGTCTTCTCATAAGATCAATGGTCCAAAAGGTGTTGGAGCATTATACATCAAAAAGGGAACTCGCGTAATACCATTGATTCATGGTGGAGGTCAGGAAAGAGGAATCAGGGCCGGAACCGAAAATGTTGCCGGAATCGTCGGATTCGGAAAGGCATGCGAACTGGCCAGCGAACAACTCGAGGAACACCATGAAAAATTATCCGCAATCAGGGATGAGCTGATTGAAAAGGTATTGGGCACAATTCCAGAATCCTATGTGAACGGTGATATGGAACAAAGGCTCCCGAACCTTGTTAACTTCAGATTCAAAGCGATTGAAGGAGAATCATTAATTCTTCTATTGGATGCCCAAGGATATCAGGCATCAACAGGTTCTGCATGTTCCTCAAACAAGCTCGAGGCATCACCTGTGCTCACAGCATTAGGCCTTGACCCGGTTGATGTTCACGGATCACTGAGGATTTCCCTCGCTCCTGAAAGCGATGCTTTTGATGTTGATGAATTTGTAGAGACTTTGGCAGGGGCCGTTTCAAGACTTAGGGAAATGTCTCCTTTATGGAATCAGGATTTAGATTATGATGGCGTTATGTGCGCAAAACACAGAGATAACTGTAGGATGTGTTAA
- the nifU gene encoding Fe-S cluster assembly scaffold protein NifU — translation MDYSEKVMDHFANPRNCRKMEDANGVGTVGNPTCGDLMTIYIKVNDDDVIEDISFQTFGCGAAIATSSMITEIAVGKTVEEALKISRNDVAEELDGLPPVKMHCSNLAADGLQAAIENYRENNQ, via the coding sequence ATGGATTATTCAGAAAAGGTAATGGATCACTTTGCAAACCCTAGAAACTGTAGAAAAATGGAAGATGCAAATGGAGTTGGAACAGTAGGAAACCCTACCTGTGGAGATTTGATGACAATTTACATTAAAGTAAACGATGATGATGTCATCGAGGACATTTCATTCCAAACATTCGGTTGCGGGGCAGCAATCGCTACAAGCAGCATGATTACTGAGATTGCAGTTGGAAAAACCGTGGAAGAGGCTTTAAAAATCTCCAGAAATGACGTTGCTGAAGAATTGGACGGTCTTCCACCAGTCAAGATGCACTGTTCAAACCTTGCGGCCGACGGCCTTCAGGCAGCAATTGAAAACTATAGGGAAAACAATCAATAG
- a CDS encoding desulfoferrodoxin family protein has product MAKILKCDDCASIIQVLAEGDEKVCSDHMFEFPLQTEGEKAPKHKPVVEIDGDKVTVKVGEAAHPMDDDHYIQFVIVEAGNEQYAKCFAPGDVAEATFTVNSADDVKALAFCNLHGLWSSE; this is encoded by the coding sequence ATGGCAAAAATATTAAAATGTGATGATTGCGCAAGCATCATTCAAGTTTTAGCAGAAGGCGACGAAAAAGTATGTTCAGACCACATGTTTGAATTCCCACTTCAAACCGAAGGAGAAAAAGCTCCTAAGCACAAACCAGTTGTTGAAATCGATGGTGACAAAGTAACCGTTAAAGTCGGTGAAGCAGCTCACCCAATGGATGATGACCATTACATCCAATTTGTCATTGTTGAAGCTGGTAATGAACAATACGCAAAATGCTTTGCACCTGGAGATGTTGCAGAAGCAACCTTTACTGTAAACTCCGCTGATGATGTTAAAGCATTAGCATTCTGTAATTTACACGGACTCTGGTCCAGCGAATAA